The Ziziphus jujuba cultivar Dongzao chromosome 7, ASM3175591v1 genome includes a region encoding these proteins:
- the LOC107425166 gene encoding ubiquitin carboxyl-terminal hydrolase 17 isoform X1: MLVPGIVGPYGLLVGSFLVVFLVIRRKWRNAVAKKEEIMRLVAMASDEAAMAEVEATSLYASVPLPPRPFQCAICYFPTTMRCSQCKAVRYCSGKCQIIHWRRGHKDECQSSIAMQFEERSDFSGGADSQYSNDFEIENESSILVIGDDAKVKPCGDGSSNSSGISDRSKKPLLDGSSPDLLETMASINETGVQFECQPSIVTVPFEERRDFGGEVKSRYSNNFEIENKSKNLVIDYDAKVKPYGNGLSNGSGPSDRSKRPLLSGSAPDLLGTVASINETRVRILPTKECARLVEPVDSISCSNKLKNLEPSHSDEKIKSTSQFIKAKTVKPDDVQSVNLGSKKVAKGTGPAEKLTTDAAKPRNSSSNDGRDSSRLFDCKENRSFSDSASGDQPSSTIGGHFASTSKSAKSDGYHALPAKIGSSASLAQNGLKTSMRKVVQQFRASKQLKGNMTGHENEIAGRYKVIFPYELFIKLFSNEKMVLWPFGLTNCGNSCYANAVLQCLAFTRPLTSYFLQGLHSKTCRKEEWCFICEFEHLILKAREGKSPLSPIRILSKIHKIGGHLGHGREEDAHEFLRYAVDTMQSVFLDEAGAKGPSAEETTLVGMTFGGYLGSKIKCLKCLGKSERCEQMMDLTVEIDGEIGTLEEALAQFTASEVLDRDNKYYCCRCKSYQKAKKKLTVLEAPNILTIVLKRFQSGNFEKLNKSVRFPEVLNMASYMNVTSDKSAVYNLYAVVVHLDIMNATFSGHYVCYVKNIQGKWFKIDDSTVESVELERVLLERAYMLFYARHSPRPPALRGSNMAPLVGKLKRRNLEAVPSSLSKPKSKSSTDSSALQQKLSRHSYSMTMNGPAGDSSLDPYDWRLNSMYKVPFADSSSSESSSLLSSSDASSCSNVSSKDSASTDDFTDYIFGEVGTNWYSRYGHSNFNSDLKGENDAWRRLQHRESISCSREDLEGEGSLSILYTDPSKSRRKSTSYIERCSSRENDLEQDFWGNPFDVKYGVPFRR; this comes from the exons ATGTTAGTCCCTGGAATTGTAGGGCCTTATGGTCTATTAGTTGGGTCATTCTTGGTTGTTTTTCTTGTAATTCGTCGAAAGTGGAGGAATGCTGTGGCTAAGAAGGAGGAGATTATGAGATTGGTGGCAATGGCTTCGGACGAGGCTGCCATGGCGGAGGTCGAAGCTACCTCTTTATATGCTTCTGTACCTCTCCCTCCTCGGCCTTTTCAATGCGCTATATGTTATTTCCCCACCACCATGCGGTGCTCTCAGTGCAAGGCTGTGAGATACTG TTCTGGTAAGTGTCAAATCATTCACTGGAGACGAGGTCATAAGGATGAATGTCAATCTTCAATTGCCATGCAGTTTGAAGAGAGGAGTGACTTCAGTGGTGGAGCAGACTCCCAATATAGTAATGATTTTGAGATAGAAAATGAATCTAGCATTTTGGTGATAGGTGACGATGCTAAAGTTAAGCCTTGTGGTGATGGTTCATCTAATAGTTCTGGCATTTCTGATAGATCAAAGAAACCTCTTCTTGATGGTAGCTCTCCTGATCTGCTTGAAACTATGGCCAGCATCAATGAGACGGGAGTGCAGTTTGAATGTCAACCTTCAATTGTCACAGTGCCGTTTGAAGAGAGAAGAGACTTCGGTGGTGAAGTTAAGTCCCGATATAGTAATAATTttgagatagaaaataaatctaaaaatttgGTGATAGATTATGATGCTAAAGTTAAGCCTTATGGTAATGGTTTGTCCAATGGTTCTGGCCCTTCAGACAGATCAAAGAGACCTCTTCTTAGTGGTAGCGCTCCTGATCTGCTTGGGACTGTGGCCAGCATCAATGAGACCAGAGTAAGAATATTACCAACCAAAGAGTGTGCTAGATTAGTGGAGCCTGTTGATTCTATATCCtgctcaaataaattaaaaaacctgGAACCCAGTCATAGTGATGAGAAGATCAAGTCTACATCGCAGTTTATCAAAGCCAAGACAGTCAAACCTGATGATGTCCAGTCTGTAAATTTAGGCAGTAAGAAGGTGGCCAAAGGAACTGGTCCAGCTGAAAAGTTGACTACAGATGCTGCTAAGCCAAGGAACTCTTCATCTAATGATGGGAGGGATAGTTCAAGGCTATTTGACTGTAAAGAGAATAGATCTTTCTCAGATAGTGCTTCTGGTGATCAGCCATCTTCAACTATTGGTGGACATTTTGCTTCCACTTCCAAATCTGCGAAAAGTGATGGTTATCATGCCTTGCCGGCTAAAATTGGCAGTAGCGCTAGCTTGGCACAAAATGGCTTAAAAACATCCATGCGGAAAGTTGTACAACAGTTTAGAGCCTCTAAACAATTGAAAGGCAATATGACAGGTCATGAAAATGAGATTGCTGGAAGATATAAG GTAATTTTTCCGTATGAGCTGTTCATAAAACTGTTCTCTAATGAAAAGATGGTTCTTTGGCCATTTGGTCTAACAAATTGTGGGAACAG CTGTTATGCTAATGCTGTGCTCCAGTGTTTGGCATTCACTAGACCTCTTACTTCTTATTTTCTTCAAGGGCTCCACTCCAAAACCT GTCGAAAGGAGGAGTGGTGTTTTATCTGTGAGTTTGAACATCTTATCCTAAAGGCAAGGGAAGGAAAGTCTCCACTATCCCCAATTAGGATATTAtccaaaatacataaaattggAGGTCATCTTGGTCATGGTAGGGAAGAAGATGCCCATGAATTTTTAAG GTATGCTGTTGATACAATGCAATCTGTTTTCCTTGACGAAGCTGGTGCTAAGGGTCCTTCAGCAGAAGAAACAACCCTTGTAGGCATGACTTTTGGAGGTTATCTAGGATCAAAG ATAAAGTGCCTGAAGTGCCTTGGCAAATCTGAGCGATGTGAACAGATGATGGACCTTACTGTTGAAATAGATGGAGAAATTGGAACTCTTGAAGAGGCTCTTGCACAATTTACAGCTAGTGAAGTTTTGGATCGGGATAACAAGTACTACTGCTGCAG ATGCAAATCTTAtcaaaaagccaaaaagaaGTTGACAGTACTGGAGGCACCTAATATACTTACAATTGTGCTGAAGCGATTTCAG TCTGGTAACTTTGAGAAGCTGAATAAGTCAGTTCGGTTCCCTGAGGTTCTCAACATGGCTTCATATATGAATGTAACTAGTGATAAATCTGCAGTGTATAATCTTTATGCTGTGGTGGTGCACTTGGATATCATGAATGCAACGTTTTCGGGTCATTATGTTTGCTATGTAAAGAATATTCAGGGGAAGTGGTTCAAGATTGATGATAGCACG GTAGAATCAGTGGAATTGGAGAGAGTCTTATTGGAAAGGGCATACATGCTTTTTTATGCAAG GCACTCTCCTCGTCCCCCGGCATTGCGAGGTAGCAATATGGCTCCTCTTGTTGGGAAGCTTAAGAGAAGGAATTTGGAAGCAGTTCCATCCAGTCTTTCAAAACCCAAGTCAAAATCTAGCACAGATTCTTCTGCACTTCAACAGAAGCTCAGTAGACACTCTTATTCGATGACTATGAATGGTCCTGCTGGTGACTCATCATTAGATCCATATGATTGGAGATTAAACTCAATGTACAAAGTTCCTTTTGCGGATTCATCATCAAGCGAGAGTTCATCCCTTTTAAGCAGCTCGGATGCAAGTTCTTGCAGCAATGTGAGCTCCAAGGACTCGGCCAGCACAGATGACTTCACCGACTATATATTTGGTGAAGTAGGAACCAACTGGTACAGTAGATATGGTCATTCAAACTTCAATTCAGATTTAAAAGGAGAGAATGATGCCTGGAGGAGGCTGCAACACCGGGAGAGCATAAGCTGCTCCAGAGAGGATTTAGAAGGGGAAGGAAGCTTGTCAATTTTGTATACTGACCCAAGTAAAAGCCGTAGGAAGTCAACCAGCTACATTGAGAGGTGTAGCAGTAGAGAAAATGATTTGGAGCAAGATTTTTGGGGTAACCCATTTGATGTAAAGTATGGTGTACCATTTAGAAGATGA
- the LOC107425166 gene encoding ubiquitin carboxyl-terminal hydrolase 17 isoform X2 has translation MQFEERSDFSGGADSQYSNDFEIENESSILVIGDDAKVKPCGDGSSNSSGISDRSKKPLLDGSSPDLLETMASINETGVQFECQPSIVTVPFEERRDFGGEVKSRYSNNFEIENKSKNLVIDYDAKVKPYGNGLSNGSGPSDRSKRPLLSGSAPDLLGTVASINETRVRILPTKECARLVEPVDSISCSNKLKNLEPSHSDEKIKSTSQFIKAKTVKPDDVQSVNLGSKKVAKGTGPAEKLTTDAAKPRNSSSNDGRDSSRLFDCKENRSFSDSASGDQPSSTIGGHFASTSKSAKSDGYHALPAKIGSSASLAQNGLKTSMRKVVQQFRASKQLKGNMTGHENEIAGRYKVIFPYELFIKLFSNEKMVLWPFGLTNCGNSCYANAVLQCLAFTRPLTSYFLQGLHSKTCRKEEWCFICEFEHLILKAREGKSPLSPIRILSKIHKIGGHLGHGREEDAHEFLRYAVDTMQSVFLDEAGAKGPSAEETTLVGMTFGGYLGSKIKCLKCLGKSERCEQMMDLTVEIDGEIGTLEEALAQFTASEVLDRDNKYYCCRCKSYQKAKKKLTVLEAPNILTIVLKRFQSGNFEKLNKSVRFPEVLNMASYMNVTSDKSAVYNLYAVVVHLDIMNATFSGHYVCYVKNIQGKWFKIDDSTVESVELERVLLERAYMLFYARHSPRPPALRGSNMAPLVGKLKRRNLEAVPSSLSKPKSKSSTDSSALQQKLSRHSYSMTMNGPAGDSSLDPYDWRLNSMYKVPFADSSSSESSSLLSSSDASSCSNVSSKDSASTDDFTDYIFGEVGTNWYSRYGHSNFNSDLKGENDAWRRLQHRESISCSREDLEGEGSLSILYTDPSKSRRKSTSYIERCSSRENDLEQDFWGNPFDVKYGVPFRR, from the exons ATGCAGTTTGAAGAGAGGAGTGACTTCAGTGGTGGAGCAGACTCCCAATATAGTAATGATTTTGAGATAGAAAATGAATCTAGCATTTTGGTGATAGGTGACGATGCTAAAGTTAAGCCTTGTGGTGATGGTTCATCTAATAGTTCTGGCATTTCTGATAGATCAAAGAAACCTCTTCTTGATGGTAGCTCTCCTGATCTGCTTGAAACTATGGCCAGCATCAATGAGACGGGAGTGCAGTTTGAATGTCAACCTTCAATTGTCACAGTGCCGTTTGAAGAGAGAAGAGACTTCGGTGGTGAAGTTAAGTCCCGATATAGTAATAATTttgagatagaaaataaatctaaaaatttgGTGATAGATTATGATGCTAAAGTTAAGCCTTATGGTAATGGTTTGTCCAATGGTTCTGGCCCTTCAGACAGATCAAAGAGACCTCTTCTTAGTGGTAGCGCTCCTGATCTGCTTGGGACTGTGGCCAGCATCAATGAGACCAGAGTAAGAATATTACCAACCAAAGAGTGTGCTAGATTAGTGGAGCCTGTTGATTCTATATCCtgctcaaataaattaaaaaacctgGAACCCAGTCATAGTGATGAGAAGATCAAGTCTACATCGCAGTTTATCAAAGCCAAGACAGTCAAACCTGATGATGTCCAGTCTGTAAATTTAGGCAGTAAGAAGGTGGCCAAAGGAACTGGTCCAGCTGAAAAGTTGACTACAGATGCTGCTAAGCCAAGGAACTCTTCATCTAATGATGGGAGGGATAGTTCAAGGCTATTTGACTGTAAAGAGAATAGATCTTTCTCAGATAGTGCTTCTGGTGATCAGCCATCTTCAACTATTGGTGGACATTTTGCTTCCACTTCCAAATCTGCGAAAAGTGATGGTTATCATGCCTTGCCGGCTAAAATTGGCAGTAGCGCTAGCTTGGCACAAAATGGCTTAAAAACATCCATGCGGAAAGTTGTACAACAGTTTAGAGCCTCTAAACAATTGAAAGGCAATATGACAGGTCATGAAAATGAGATTGCTGGAAGATATAAG GTAATTTTTCCGTATGAGCTGTTCATAAAACTGTTCTCTAATGAAAAGATGGTTCTTTGGCCATTTGGTCTAACAAATTGTGGGAACAG CTGTTATGCTAATGCTGTGCTCCAGTGTTTGGCATTCACTAGACCTCTTACTTCTTATTTTCTTCAAGGGCTCCACTCCAAAACCT GTCGAAAGGAGGAGTGGTGTTTTATCTGTGAGTTTGAACATCTTATCCTAAAGGCAAGGGAAGGAAAGTCTCCACTATCCCCAATTAGGATATTAtccaaaatacataaaattggAGGTCATCTTGGTCATGGTAGGGAAGAAGATGCCCATGAATTTTTAAG GTATGCTGTTGATACAATGCAATCTGTTTTCCTTGACGAAGCTGGTGCTAAGGGTCCTTCAGCAGAAGAAACAACCCTTGTAGGCATGACTTTTGGAGGTTATCTAGGATCAAAG ATAAAGTGCCTGAAGTGCCTTGGCAAATCTGAGCGATGTGAACAGATGATGGACCTTACTGTTGAAATAGATGGAGAAATTGGAACTCTTGAAGAGGCTCTTGCACAATTTACAGCTAGTGAAGTTTTGGATCGGGATAACAAGTACTACTGCTGCAG ATGCAAATCTTAtcaaaaagccaaaaagaaGTTGACAGTACTGGAGGCACCTAATATACTTACAATTGTGCTGAAGCGATTTCAG TCTGGTAACTTTGAGAAGCTGAATAAGTCAGTTCGGTTCCCTGAGGTTCTCAACATGGCTTCATATATGAATGTAACTAGTGATAAATCTGCAGTGTATAATCTTTATGCTGTGGTGGTGCACTTGGATATCATGAATGCAACGTTTTCGGGTCATTATGTTTGCTATGTAAAGAATATTCAGGGGAAGTGGTTCAAGATTGATGATAGCACG GTAGAATCAGTGGAATTGGAGAGAGTCTTATTGGAAAGGGCATACATGCTTTTTTATGCAAG GCACTCTCCTCGTCCCCCGGCATTGCGAGGTAGCAATATGGCTCCTCTTGTTGGGAAGCTTAAGAGAAGGAATTTGGAAGCAGTTCCATCCAGTCTTTCAAAACCCAAGTCAAAATCTAGCACAGATTCTTCTGCACTTCAACAGAAGCTCAGTAGACACTCTTATTCGATGACTATGAATGGTCCTGCTGGTGACTCATCATTAGATCCATATGATTGGAGATTAAACTCAATGTACAAAGTTCCTTTTGCGGATTCATCATCAAGCGAGAGTTCATCCCTTTTAAGCAGCTCGGATGCAAGTTCTTGCAGCAATGTGAGCTCCAAGGACTCGGCCAGCACAGATGACTTCACCGACTATATATTTGGTGAAGTAGGAACCAACTGGTACAGTAGATATGGTCATTCAAACTTCAATTCAGATTTAAAAGGAGAGAATGATGCCTGGAGGAGGCTGCAACACCGGGAGAGCATAAGCTGCTCCAGAGAGGATTTAGAAGGGGAAGGAAGCTTGTCAATTTTGTATACTGACCCAAGTAAAAGCCGTAGGAAGTCAACCAGCTACATTGAGAGGTGTAGCAGTAGAGAAAATGATTTGGAGCAAGATTTTTGGGGTAACCCATTTGATGTAAAGTATGGTGTACCATTTAGAAGATGA
- the LOC107425167 gene encoding uncharacterized protein LOC107425167 isoform X2: protein MPMPVAITIPRGCHQYQHHFHKLGVIKHHYRIRISASSSFLGSGAAARRAMATTASSSSGGSGGGAFTTIKEIVTFEKEIKKSKFIAIAGPISDEQSAFSFLSRVRDSRATHNCWAYKVGDQFRSNDDGEPSGTAGKPIHSAIVSSGIDRVMVVVIRYFGGIKLGTGGLVRAYGGVASECLRNAPTCLIKSKEPQQEKLPYVLLPLQPLPI, encoded by the exons ATGCCCATGCCGGTGGCAATAACAATACCCAGAGGTTGCCACCAGTACCAGCACCATTTTCACAAGCTAGGGGTGATTAAGCACCATTACAGAATTCGTATCTCCGCCTCATCCTCATTCTTGGGCAGTGGGGCAGCAGCCAGGAGAGCCATGGCCACAACCGCCAGCAGCAGTAGCGGCGGCAGCGGTGGCGGTGCGTTCACGACCATCAAAGAGATAGTGACATTCGAGAAGGAAATCAAGAAGAGCAAATTCATCGCCATAGCCGGTCCAATCTCCGATGAGCAATCCGCCTTTTCCTTCCTCTCCAGA GTTAGAGATTCGCGTGCTACTCATAATTGTTGGGCTTACAAG GTTGGAGATCAATTTCGGTCCAATGATGATGGTGAACCATCGGGCACTGCTGGAAAACCAATACACTCTGCCATTGTTTCTTCTGGGATTGACAGAGTTATGGTGGTTGTCATCAG gTATTTTGGAGGTATCAAATTAGGCACTGGGGGATTGGTCAGGGCTTATGGAGGAGTTGCTTCAGAATGCTTGAGAAATGCCCCAACTTGTCTAATAAAATCCAAG GAACCACAACAGGAGAAACTCCCATATGTGCTCCTGCCTTTGCAACCTTTGCCAATATAA
- the LOC107425167 gene encoding uncharacterized protein LOC107425167 isoform X1, with product MPMPVAITIPRGCHQYQHHFHKLGVIKHHYRIRISASSSFLGSGAAARRAMATTASSSSGGSGGGAFTTIKEIVTFEKEIKKSKFIAIAGPISDEQSAFSFLSRVRDSRATHNCWAYKVGDQFRSNDDGEPSGTAGKPIHSAIVSSGIDRVMVVVIRYFGGIKLGTGGLVRAYGGVASECLRNAPTCLIKSKVRMGVEVPFDLLGALYHQLQSFKAEDITQDYETGKDGITMISFKVEFDCVEKLEDAIKNNCSRELVFYK from the exons ATGCCCATGCCGGTGGCAATAACAATACCCAGAGGTTGCCACCAGTACCAGCACCATTTTCACAAGCTAGGGGTGATTAAGCACCATTACAGAATTCGTATCTCCGCCTCATCCTCATTCTTGGGCAGTGGGGCAGCAGCCAGGAGAGCCATGGCCACAACCGCCAGCAGCAGTAGCGGCGGCAGCGGTGGCGGTGCGTTCACGACCATCAAAGAGATAGTGACATTCGAGAAGGAAATCAAGAAGAGCAAATTCATCGCCATAGCCGGTCCAATCTCCGATGAGCAATCCGCCTTTTCCTTCCTCTCCAGA GTTAGAGATTCGCGTGCTACTCATAATTGTTGGGCTTACAAG GTTGGAGATCAATTTCGGTCCAATGATGATGGTGAACCATCGGGCACTGCTGGAAAACCAATACACTCTGCCATTGTTTCTTCTGGGATTGACAGAGTTATGGTGGTTGTCATCAG gTATTTTGGAGGTATCAAATTAGGCACTGGGGGATTGGTCAGGGCTTATGGAGGAGTTGCTTCAGAATGCTTGAGAAATGCCCCAACTTGTCTAATAAAATCCAAG GTTCGGATGGGTGTGGAAGTTCCTTTTGACCTTTTGGGTGCACTATATCATCAG CTTCAATCCTTCAAAGCTGAAGATATCACCCAAGATTATGAAACTGGTAAAGATGGTATTACCATGATTAGTTTCAAAGTTGAATTTGACTGCGTTGAGAAATTAGAGGATGCGATCAAAAATAACTGTAGCCGAGAATTAGTGTTCTACAAATAG